From the genome of Oscillatoria sp. FACHB-1407, one region includes:
- a CDS encoding GNAT family N-acetyltransferase, with translation MPDSATSLTSTLTIRPATSADAEVLFHLIQALAEYEKLSHAVTGNAALLATDLSGDRPACEAILAEHEGNPIGFALFFSNYSTFLTKPGIYLEDLFVLPEYRGQGVGKALLAHLAKLAQARDCGRLEWSVLDWNEPAIAFYRRIGATLMEEWRICRVTGEAIAVLASQSET, from the coding sequence ATGCCAGATTCTGCAACTTCTTTGACCTCAACCCTGACGATTCGCCCTGCTACATCTGCCGATGCCGAAGTTCTGTTCCATTTGATTCAGGCGTTAGCGGAGTATGAAAAGTTATCCCATGCAGTGACTGGCAACGCTGCACTGTTAGCCACTGATTTGTCGGGCGATCGCCCCGCCTGTGAGGCGATTTTGGCAGAGCATGAGGGCAACCCCATCGGTTTTGCGTTGTTCTTTTCTAACTACTCTACATTCCTCACCAAGCCTGGTATTTATCTCGAAGATTTATTTGTGCTGCCAGAGTATCGAGGACAGGGGGTTGGCAAAGCCCTGTTGGCTCATCTGGCAAAACTGGCGCAAGCACGAGACTGTGGGCGATTGGAGTGGAGCGTGTTGGATTGGAATGAACCTGCGATCGCTTTTTATCGACGGATTGGAGCCACGCTGATGGAGGAGTGGCGCATTTGCCGAGTAACGGGAGAAGCGATCGCCGTTCTAGCCAGTCAATCGGAGACTTAG
- a CDS encoding toll/interleukin-1 receptor domain-containing protein, with translation MLEKKPSIVAVNTRLQPNETHTPGNDVFISYSRKDKAFVEVLSEAFKRIGRDPWVDWTDIYKGEEWWQAIQRGIESANTFIFVISPDSVASAVCRDEIDYAAHCHKRFLPIVRREGFDPQQVHPQISKHNWLFFRETDDFDHAFDELVRAIDTDVDYIHMHTRLLVRAIEWQLKTENNSYLLRGSDLKDAEQWLVASINQDPKPTEIQTRYIHASQAAKAAFYRARQRAKWIVMVTTVVVNMAIVTLGFYWFYYYLWETTVTRIKAEMVQALNATVAGVNGNDFATLARTPLPPGQTEPVSNPLYQKHQDWLYRVHTLVPYANPYSYTAGTRPGEILIVGDVLRTLEPEKATVFRQSFIVDQPDTAVYQGLFQLSLTTFVTRDQRGAQFAAFAPIRNSTGQIVGAMGLDVHADYVVNLKRSIRELMSFAYLITLLWFLGLSALILRVTRPLNEEE, from the coding sequence ATGCTTGAGAAGAAGCCGTCTATTGTTGCTGTGAATACTCGTTTGCAACCCAATGAGACTCATACACCCGGAAATGATGTGTTCATTTCCTATTCACGCAAAGACAAAGCTTTTGTCGAAGTGTTAAGTGAGGCATTTAAGCGGATTGGGCGAGATCCGTGGGTTGATTGGACTGACATTTACAAAGGGGAAGAATGGTGGCAAGCCATTCAACGGGGCATTGAGTCTGCCAATACATTTATTTTTGTGATTAGCCCTGACTCGGTTGCCTCGGCGGTCTGTCGCGATGAAATTGACTATGCGGCTCATTGCCACAAACGTTTTTTGCCGATTGTGCGACGTGAAGGTTTTGACCCTCAACAGGTTCATCCACAAATTAGTAAACACAATTGGCTGTTTTTTCGCGAAACAGATGATTTTGATCACGCCTTTGACGAACTGGTACGGGCGATCGACACAGATGTTGACTACATTCACATGCATACCCGCCTACTCGTGCGAGCGATCGAGTGGCAACTCAAAACTGAAAACAACAGTTATTTGCTCCGAGGCAGCGACCTCAAAGATGCGGAACAGTGGTTAGTCGCCAGCATCAACCAAGACCCTAAACCAACCGAAATTCAAACTCGCTATATTCACGCCAGTCAAGCTGCCAAAGCTGCTTTTTATCGAGCCCGACAGCGTGCCAAGTGGATTGTGATGGTGACAACGGTTGTCGTCAATATGGCGATCGTTACTCTGGGATTTTACTGGTTCTACTACTACCTCTGGGAAACGACCGTCACTCGCATCAAAGCTGAGATGGTGCAGGCATTAAATGCAACGGTTGCCGGCGTAAATGGAAACGACTTTGCCACCCTCGCCCGTACTCCTCTCCCTCCTGGACAAACCGAGCCTGTCAGTAATCCCCTTTATCAAAAACATCAGGATTGGCTCTATCGCGTGCATACGCTAGTTCCCTATGCCAACCCCTACAGCTACACCGCTGGGACTCGCCCCGGTGAGATCTTGATTGTGGGAGACGTATTGCGGACGCTCGAACCTGAAAAAGCAACCGTGTTTCGACAATCATTTATCGTTGACCAACCTGACACAGCGGTCTACCAGGGGTTGTTTCAACTCAGTCTCACCACCTTTGTCACTCGTGATCAGCGAGGTGCTCAGTTTGCTGCGTTTGCCCCTATTCGCAACTCTACCGGACAAATTGTCGGAGCAATGGGGTTGGATGTTCACGCAGATTATGTGGTTAACCTCAAGCGATCAATCCGCGAGTTGATGTCATTCGCTTATCTAATTACGTTGCTGTGGTTCCTGGGATTGAGTGCGCTAATCTTGCGAGTCACTCGTCCGCTCAATGAGGAGGAGTAA
- a CDS encoding glycogen debranching protein, translated as MKTIWVNEQIDPSGIIYSCIASCNENEAKECHTSFQQNLTPAQKAAGWIARLRTVESWDLVPANALKLD; from the coding sequence ATGAAAACCATTTGGGTCAACGAACAAATTGATCCCTCTGGGATTATCTACTCCTGTATTGCCTCCTGCAATGAAAATGAAGCGAAAGAGTGCCATACTTCATTTCAACAAAATCTGACCCCAGCCCAAAAAGCAGCGGGTTGGATTGCTCGGCTTCGCACCGTTGAATCATGGGACTTAGTGCCTGCCAACGCACTGAAGCTCGATTAG
- a CDS encoding RpoD/SigA family RNA polymerase sigma factor, with amino-acid sequence MDNSTMEAPDTLQFETAFEDEFFNTLDSKELDSDDVEDVPIDIIEDVIKDAEPEAEEPLSGFAADDEADEDVEAVMAEHFPGYRKTISDDAVGAFFKEMARYPLLKPDEEIELARRVKFLIEIEELRDRLRTELGYNPSKAEVAAALELNERQLEHRLYRSRMAKRKMIRSNLRLVVSIAKRYLNRGVPFLDLIQEGALGLNRATEKFDPDKGYKFSTYAYWWIRQGITRTIANDARTIRLPIHIVEKLNKLKKSHRELRKELNRNPTEAELAAALDLTPDQLRNLQQVRRRSLSLNHRVGKGEDTELMELLEDNSTLSPEAQMSETMMRQEIHSILGDVLTEREKDIISLRYGLTTGEPHTLEEVGGLFNLSRERVRQIQTKAMRKLRRPQVAARLKSWLR; translated from the coding sequence ATGGATAACTCTACGATGGAAGCCCCCGATACCTTGCAGTTTGAAACTGCTTTCGAGGATGAATTTTTTAATACTCTTGATTCAAAGGAATTAGATAGCGATGACGTTGAGGACGTTCCTATCGATATCATCGAAGATGTCATAAAAGACGCTGAGCCTGAGGCAGAGGAGCCCTTATCTGGGTTTGCGGCGGACGATGAAGCCGATGAAGATGTAGAAGCGGTCATGGCTGAGCATTTTCCGGGATATCGTAAAACGATTTCCGATGATGCGGTCGGGGCTTTTTTCAAAGAGATGGCGCGATACCCGCTGTTAAAACCCGATGAAGAGATCGAGTTGGCTCGTCGGGTGAAGTTTTTGATTGAAATTGAGGAGTTGCGCGATCGCCTGCGGACAGAGTTAGGCTACAACCCCTCTAAAGCGGAGGTTGCCGCTGCACTTGAACTCAACGAACGGCAACTCGAACATCGGCTCTATCGTAGCCGCATGGCAAAACGCAAAATGATCCGCTCCAACCTGCGCTTGGTTGTGTCGATTGCCAAGCGATATCTCAATCGGGGCGTGCCTTTTCTAGATCTGATTCAAGAGGGAGCCTTAGGACTGAACCGGGCAACCGAAAAATTTGATCCTGACAAGGGCTACAAGTTCTCAACCTATGCCTACTGGTGGATTCGTCAGGGCATCACACGGACGATCGCCAATGATGCTCGTACGATTCGTCTTCCGATTCATATTGTTGAAAAGCTCAACAAACTGAAGAAGTCTCACCGGGAACTGCGGAAAGAACTAAACCGTAACCCAACCGAGGCAGAGTTGGCGGCTGCCCTCGATCTCACCCCGGATCAACTCCGCAACTTGCAACAAGTACGGCGGCGATCGCTCTCCCTCAATCACCGGGTTGGTAAAGGAGAAGACACCGAACTAATGGAGTTGTTGGAGGACAACAGCACCCTCTCTCCGGAAGCGCAAATGAGTGAAACCATGATGCGCCAGGAAATTCACAGCATTTTGGGTGATGTGCTGACAGAGCGAGAAAAAGATATCATCTCGCTGCGCTACGGGTTAACCACTGGGGAACCTCATACCTTAGAAGAGGTGGGCGGTTTGTTTAACCTCTCACGCGAACGGGTTCGTCAGATCCAGACGAAAGCAATGCGGAAGTTGCGGCGTCCTCAGGTAGCAGCACGGCTCAAGAGTTGGTTGCGATAG
- a CDS encoding peptidylprolyl isomerase produces the protein MTVVLQVGNRQILAEEVIPLLASYQMLPQLLQEILIDQAIAPIECTSEEKDAACQQFYTQHGLASEESRRAWLQQHGMNVSQLEARAMREVKIEKFKLATWGPKLESYFLNRKGQLDRVIYSLIRTQDLGIAQEVYFRVLEGEQSFAELARTYSQGPEAQTDGLIGPVELSVPHPTLAQMLSISQPGQLWAPTRVGEWLVIVRLERFIPAQLDDAMRRRLLNELFNNWLQEQLSQINLVSSDNSASTAP, from the coding sequence ATGACTGTTGTTTTACAGGTTGGAAATCGCCAGATCCTAGCAGAAGAGGTTATCCCGCTACTAGCGAGCTATCAGATGCTGCCTCAATTGCTACAGGAGATCCTGATCGATCAGGCGATCGCCCCAATTGAGTGCACCTCCGAAGAAAAAGACGCGGCTTGTCAGCAGTTTTATACTCAGCATGGCTTAGCATCCGAAGAGAGCCGCCGAGCCTGGTTACAACAACACGGCATGAACGTTTCTCAGCTCGAAGCACGAGCCATGCGTGAGGTCAAAATCGAGAAGTTTAAGCTGGCTACCTGGGGTCCAAAGCTCGAATCCTACTTCCTCAACCGCAAAGGACAACTCGATCGCGTCATCTATTCGTTGATTCGCACTCAAGATTTAGGAATTGCTCAAGAAGTATACTTTCGCGTTCTAGAGGGGGAACAATCTTTTGCAGAGCTAGCTCGCACCTACTCCCAGGGACCAGAGGCTCAAACGGATGGATTGATCGGGCCGGTGGAGTTGAGCGTCCCCCATCCCACTCTGGCGCAAATGCTTTCCATTAGTCAGCCCGGTCAGCTTTGGGCACCCACTCGTGTCGGTGAATGGCTCGTGATTGTACGCCTGGAACGGTTTATTCCCGCTCAGTTGGACGATGCAATGCGACGACGGCTTCTGAATGAACTCTTTAATAACTGGCTTCAAGAACAGTTAAGCCAAATTAATCTCGTTTCTTCCGACAATTCAGCTTCGACTGCCCCATGA
- a CDS encoding TIR domain-containing protein yields MTDVFISYCRRDKEFANKLHSVLVGQGKDVWIDWEDIPPSVDWRAEISTGIEEANAVVFVLSPDWIASRECNIELELAIASSKRLLPIVYRDVQYEQVHPALASINWIFFKEAESFDESLAKLIAALNTDLEHVIFHTRLLVRAKDWKEHGQDSSYLLRGSDLRKAEQWLAASEAKDPQPAPLQIEFVRTSHKVLRRERLTVGGISLGLAITATSTLVALWQYHRAEGHRAEAELREKVARVNTLMEVKPVNGLVLALHTIGISLSDDSQEGLNEVRSSLLSAIQGNHEKNRLLGHEGEVYAIAYSPDGRKLVSADEKGVLRFWDLQTGQPLGNPVSALDVPIYAIVWSADGRMIVTGDANGAITRWTTMGNRIGESIQAHQGAVNALAFSGDRIVSGGDDGKVRLWDASGQAIGQPFEGHTDAVYDVASSPDGQAIASASTDGTIRLWSLEGQLLANPLQGHDGGVLSVAFSPDGQHVVSGGLDYTVRLWDLQGNPIDLPFVGHENVVRSVTFSPSGQTIASASPDRTIRLWDLQGNLIREPIRGHEGFVLRAVFTPEGDTLISSSTDRTIRLWNVENHLASEVISAHNNVIQSIAFNSHDQTFASASADGTIRFWDTQGKPISSPLQAHADGVNAIAFNSTGTMLVSGGNDKLLRLWDVQQRRQIGQPLKGHNDAIQSVAFSPDGETIVSGGGEDDRTIRLWNVADRQPIGQPFEGHSSSVQSVTFSSNGDRIASASKDSTVRFWDLQGRHLTTLQGHEFGVAAVAFNPLKNVLISAGGEGILRQWDVETARPLGSPFQGHEGFVAAVTYSPDGRTIASTSEDGTLRLWDNNGNPLGEPFRQNNGVVSAVAFHPNGHLIVTGTEDGTLHLWHDMIVERWLAIACEQFQGYQFLSSLTTLSALELEAIAGAQNTCKFLQAES; encoded by the coding sequence TGCTGCCAATCGTCTACCGGGATGTGCAGTACGAACAGGTACATCCAGCCTTAGCATCCATCAATTGGATCTTTTTCAAAGAGGCAGAGTCTTTTGATGAATCGCTGGCTAAGTTGATCGCAGCCCTTAATACTGACTTAGAACACGTTATCTTTCACACGCGATTGCTGGTGCGGGCGAAGGACTGGAAAGAACATGGGCAAGACTCCAGCTATTTGCTACGGGGCAGCGACCTGCGGAAGGCAGAGCAGTGGTTGGCTGCGTCGGAGGCTAAAGACCCACAACCCGCTCCATTGCAGATCGAATTTGTCCGCACGAGTCACAAAGTGTTGCGTCGAGAACGGCTAACGGTGGGTGGCATCTCTTTGGGGTTAGCTATTACCGCCACGTCAACCCTGGTTGCACTCTGGCAATATCATCGGGCTGAGGGACACCGAGCAGAGGCAGAGCTACGAGAAAAAGTAGCTCGTGTGAACACATTGATGGAGGTCAAGCCGGTCAATGGATTGGTGCTGGCACTCCACACCATCGGCATCAGCCTGAGCGATGATTCTCAGGAGGGATTGAACGAAGTGCGATCGAGTTTACTCAGTGCCATTCAGGGTAACCACGAAAAGAACCGATTGTTGGGGCATGAGGGAGAAGTGTATGCGATCGCCTACAGCCCTGACGGTAGAAAACTCGTTAGTGCTGACGAAAAAGGCGTTCTGCGATTTTGGGATTTGCAAACGGGTCAACCTCTTGGCAACCCTGTCTCAGCCCTTGATGTGCCAATCTACGCGATCGTCTGGAGTGCTGATGGAAGGATGATAGTAACGGGTGATGCCAATGGTGCGATCACTCGGTGGACGACAATGGGCAATCGCATTGGTGAATCGATTCAAGCGCATCAGGGCGCGGTTAATGCACTAGCATTTAGTGGCGATCGTATTGTCAGCGGTGGTGATGATGGCAAGGTGCGACTGTGGGACGCATCAGGACAGGCAATTGGTCAACCTTTTGAAGGACATACTGATGCCGTGTATGACGTTGCCAGTAGCCCCGATGGTCAGGCGATCGCCAGTGCCAGTACTGATGGTACGATTCGTCTCTGGAGCTTGGAGGGTCAACTCCTGGCAAACCCTTTGCAGGGTCATGATGGAGGGGTGTTATCCGTTGCTTTTAGCCCCGATGGGCAACACGTTGTGAGTGGAGGTTTAGATTATACAGTGCGACTCTGGGATTTGCAGGGCAACCCGATCGACCTCCCCTTTGTCGGGCACGAAAATGTCGTTCGATCCGTTACCTTCAGCCCATCTGGACAGACAATTGCCAGTGCTAGCCCCGATCGCACCATTCGCCTGTGGGATTTGCAGGGAAATTTAATTCGTGAACCCATTCGTGGACATGAGGGATTTGTCTTGCGGGCTGTGTTTACCCCAGAGGGTGACACGCTGATCAGCAGCAGTACCGATCGCACCATACGACTGTGGAATGTGGAAAATCATCTAGCGAGTGAAGTCATCTCAGCCCACAATAACGTCATTCAGTCCATCGCCTTTAACTCCCATGATCAAACCTTCGCCAGTGCTAGTGCCGATGGCACGATTCGCTTTTGGGATACGCAAGGAAAGCCCATCAGTTCACCCTTGCAAGCCCATGCAGATGGAGTGAACGCGATCGCCTTCAATTCAACAGGGACAATGCTGGTTAGCGGTGGTAATGACAAATTGCTGCGACTGTGGGATGTCCAACAACGCCGACAGATTGGTCAACCTTTGAAGGGTCACAATGACGCGATTCAATCGGTTGCTTTTAGCCCCGATGGTGAGACGATCGTCAGCGGTGGAGGAGAGGACGATCGCACCATTCGACTGTGGAACGTAGCAGATCGGCAACCCATTGGGCAACCGTTTGAAGGGCATAGCAGTAGCGTCCAATCGGTCACCTTTAGTTCTAATGGCGATCGCATTGCCAGTGCCAGCAAGGACTCAACCGTTCGCTTTTGGGATTTGCAAGGACGTCATCTGACCACGCTTCAAGGACACGAGTTTGGGGTTGCAGCGGTTGCCTTCAATCCGTTGAAAAACGTGCTCATCAGTGCTGGAGGAGAAGGCATTTTGCGCCAGTGGGATGTTGAGACAGCAAGACCGCTGGGCAGCCCGTTTCAGGGACATGAGGGCTTCGTCGCGGCTGTCACCTACAGCCCCGATGGCAGGACGATCGCCAGCACGAGCGAGGATGGTACCTTGCGACTTTGGGATAATAACGGCAATCCCCTGGGTGAACCCTTCCGGCAGAACAATGGGGTTGTCTCTGCTGTCGCTTTTCATCCAAATGGGCACCTAATTGTCACCGGAACAGAGGATGGTACCCTTCACCTGTGGCACGACATGATAGTGGAACGATGGTTGGCGATCGCCTGTGAACAATTTCAGGGCTATCAATTTTTGTCCAGCCTGACTACATTGAGCGCGTTAGAGTTGGAGGCGATCGCAGGTGCTCAAAACACCTGTAAATTTTTGCAGGCTGAAAGCTAA
- a CDS encoding TetR/AcrR family transcriptional regulator, translating to MQIFQRPSQPEVETRTRILQAAQRLFARRGYDGTTTRDLAEAAGVAEGTLFRHFENKKAILVEVATQGWIEILTDLLTELSEMGSYKAIAQVMRKRMLNLHRNADMLRVCFMEAQFHPDLRDRIQAEVIAKMTDVAEAFFQTAMDQGIYRRMNPRIVAQVFLGMFTVAGFSRDTVMAEHSSPQEMQEMAEGIADIFLNGVLVEGNA from the coding sequence ATGCAGATTTTTCAACGTCCATCCCAACCTGAAGTAGAGACTCGCACTCGAATCCTTCAGGCAGCACAGCGGTTATTTGCGCGTCGAGGCTACGACGGCACGACAACTCGCGATCTTGCCGAAGCAGCTGGAGTCGCTGAGGGCACTTTGTTTCGCCACTTTGAAAACAAAAAAGCAATTCTCGTGGAAGTGGCAACTCAGGGGTGGATTGAAATTTTAACGGATCTGCTTACGGAATTGAGCGAGATGGGTAGCTATAAGGCGATCGCTCAGGTTATGCGAAAGCGGATGCTAAATCTACACCGCAATGCCGATATGCTACGGGTGTGCTTTATGGAAGCTCAGTTTCACCCAGATCTGCGCGATCGCATTCAGGCAGAGGTGATCGCCAAAATGACCGATGTCGCAGAAGCTTTCTTTCAAACGGCGATGGATCAGGGCATCTACCGCCGCATGAACCCGCGCATTGTGGCTCAAGTATTTTTAGGGATGTTTACAGTGGCCGGGTTTAGCCGCGATACCGTGATGGCTGAACATTCCTCACCGCAAGAAATGCAAGAGATGGCAGAAGGGATTGCCGATATTTTTCTCAATGGCGTTTTAGTGGAAGGGAATGCCTGA